The Branchiostoma floridae strain S238N-H82 chromosome 6, Bfl_VNyyK, whole genome shotgun sequence genomic interval ATCTACGGCCCGCAAGTTTCTTAATTTCAGGCCTCCCTGATCAAGAACGGCGTACAAAGTTTTTCTTTTAACCCTCTCAGGTCCATCTCCCCATAgaaatttacatatttttttctcatatcGATCAAAGAAGTCAGAGGGAGGTGTCGGGAGGGAagttaatagaaaaataaattgtGGGACGATTAAAGTATTAACcaagataatttttcccataaGGGTTAAGGATTTAGATTTCCATAACATTAGAATCTTGTCTATtttttcgaattttctatcaaaattaCTATGAACAATGTCGGACATATGTCTCGGAATATGAATTCCAAGAATGTCAACGGGGCCATCTGTCCAAAGTATTGGGAAAGAACAAGGTAAGTAGAAGTTTGTACCGCTTAAAGATCCAATCCGTAATATtctacatttatcaaaatttgAGCGTAAACCAGATAGAAGGTTAAAAATCTCCAAATACTTAACCAACGCGTATAGAGAGCCAAGTTGAGATGTAATTCCAAAAGTGTCTAAACCTTTGATTTCTATATTATTTCTAATTTTACTAGCAAGCAATTCAACTCCTAATATAAAAAGATACGGAGATAAAGGACAACCTTGTCGGACCCCACGGGACAGGTTAAAGGGCTTGGAAATATAACCATAATTAATAATTTTACTAGAGATGTCACTATAAAGAATTTTAATCCATGTTATAAAAGAGTCTCCAAAACCAAAATATCTAAGTGCTTTAACAATAAATTCTACTCTGATGGTGTCGAAGGCTTTTTCGAAGTCTGCCAGGAAAATTAAACCAGGTAATTTGTTTTTCTCATAATATTCCATAATTTCTAAAATTCTCCGTATGTTATCGCTAATACATCGCCCCTGCAGGAAACCAGTTTGATCATAAGATATTAAATTTGAGATAACATTTTTTATGCGAAGGGCGAGGCATTTGGATAACACACGTGTATCACAGTTAAGGAGGGTAATAGGGCGCCAATTCTTTATATATGAAGGGTCTTTGTCCTGTCCCGATGGGTCTTGTTTAAGTAACAAAGAGATCAAACCTTCTTTTTGAGTACCAGTTAACTGTTTTTCactgaaagaaaaattaaaacactCAAGCATAGGCTGCTTTAAACAATTAAAGAAAACTTTATAAAATTCTACTGAAAGGCCGTCAAGACCAGGACCTTTCCCCCAGGGGAAAGAGTTAATTGCATCCTTCAGTTCCCCCTCAGTAATCAGACCCTCACACCCCCCACGCTGCTCAGGAGACAAAGACACACGATTAGATGTCGGGAAAAAGGGTTCAAAAACATCGTCGTCCACCGACATGGGCGGCTCCTCAAATGAATAAAGGTTTTGATAGAAATTAGCTTGCTCCTCAAGAACATGCAGCGGATTAGTTTTAACCTGACCATCTGTCGTTACAAATCTAAACATATTCTTCCTGGCCTTATCCCTAGTAActaaattcataaaaaatttCTCCCCTTGCTCCATCCACTTGGCTCTCCTACTGGCAATCATATTATTAGATTTTATTTGATACAAAATTTCTAAatcatgtttcttttcttgtaacTTATCAAAAGTTGTTGAATTTGGAACAGAGTCTAACTCTACTTGTAGTCTACAGATTTCATTAACTAGAGAATTTTCCGCTTTTTTACGTTGTTTGTATTTCCAAGAAGAGTATTTAATGATGTGTCCACGAACACAACATTTAAAAGAGTCCCAGACAATATGAGGATTTGCAGAACCCTTATTAcaaaggaaaaaatattttatgAAGTCTGAGGTTTCTCTAACAAATACTGGATCACTTAACAAATCTTGGTTAAGTCGCCAGAAACCTTGACCCCTGGGTATTGGTGAGGTGATAAGTGAAATTCCAATAAGGGAATGATCAGATCTAAAACTATCTTCTATCTTAACGTATTGTACGGAAGACACTAGAGAGAAAGATATTAAAAAGTAATCAATGCGGCTGGCCTGAAAACGACGTCTCCAAGTGTATCTCCTTTCGTTAGCATTCTTATGTCTATAAATGTCTATTAAATCAAGATTTGCACAAAAAGAGTTAATTGCCTGAAGACATTTAGGATGGTAGCTAGAAAATCGATGCCCGGTTCTGTCCATGTCTGAATTTAAAACAGTATTAAAGTCTCCTACAGCAATAAAGGATGATCCAGGATCTATGCAACTTTGTAAAGTAGTTTCCAAATTTGTAAAAATAGAAGGGTCGTCCGAATTAGGGCCATaaatattgattatgcagaAACGTGTAGACTCTAACGAAACATCCAACAAAATCCACCGACCGGAGTTGTCACTCAAGGTCTGATGGACAGTATAGGAAATATTTGCCTTAAATAAGATCATTACACCTCTGCTGTTGCTTAAACCATGATTGAAGAAAATGTCTCCCCCCCATTCGGACCGCCATTCTGTTTCCACTGCTTGTGTGGAGTGGGTCTCTTgtaaacaatacattttgtaagatttGTCTTTTAACCAAGTAAAAACTTCATTTCGCTTCCTGCGGTCTCCCAGTCCATTGCAATTGTAACTACAGATTTCTACCTTAGGCTGTGTCATGAAATAGGTACATGAATAGTAAATGTTTTATAAAGATCAAAAAAGGAGTGGAGTCCGCAGGAAGCaagaattaaagtttgacaacaATGCGAAATATTTATATTGTATCTACTGGGCAATGAGGGTTTTTCATAGTTAACAGTACTGTAAAGAACACATTTGCATTTGAGAAAACAGGAACATAGAAAAACATGCCATGCACATAACCAAACATGCTCTAAAAAAGCACGCATATTTCTACTACAAAGCAACTCAAACAATGGTCGACTAATCCTTAAATAGTTTCACAAACATCAAAATTTACTTTACTGTACCAGTGTTTATTTGttggtatgcagaaaaaaaaagacgataCTATCTCAGCAAAAAGATcctacaaaaagaaaaaataagCTGGCATTTCCTCTCAACATAAAAtaagaataataaaaataaaaataaaaataaaacatgtctaAGGAGTTGCCATTAATAACACATCTGTTTTTGCCATACTACGAATGAGAAATACACAACTGACTTTTCATTCAGAGGAAAAAGCAACTACCTGGTACTTttgaaactacattgtatattatatacatacattttttaaactttagcATATCAATGACTTTAGTCTTACACTATTTAAACATTTCCGCATACAAAACAATCCAATAACAGCAacaagagagaaaagaaaataggAACTAAGGTATAATTAATCAAGTCATCTATCTTGTTGCTAAAATGCGGAAAAAGAAGGAGagcaaaaaaaaggaacaaaaactaAGGGAGAAGTCATGCGGATTCAGCCTCCATCCTACTCGGaggaaacaacaacagcaaccaaAGGTCTCAACATTTTCTCCCATGTGAAAAAACACCGGATTAATTACAAACTGATTACATTCACCCGTGTCTATCAGACTCAGAACGCAAAGCGGGGAAAAATCAACCGGAGATAGAACAAAAATCAGGGACAGTCCATCTCTTGAGCCAAAGGTCCGAAAACATTAGTTTTTTTCACGTCCGGCTGTTGTTCTGGAGACCTGGAAGCTTGGCGTTTAGCGAAGGTCTTCCTTCGCTGTACCACAAACTCCCCCGTTGTGTCGCCTGCCACGCCCTGCTGCAGGTCCTCCTGGCATGTCAACAACACCCGGCGATCCCCACGTGTCGCCCAGATTCTTCCCTCGATCGTTACCCAAACAGCTGACAGGGGATTGTTATCACCTCCATTAGTAATCAGCTGTTTTGCTTGGTGGAAAAGCGCCCTACTAGCTGGTGACAAATCGGGACGAATAGAGATGAAAGAACCTTCGCCGTTCTTCTTCCCTTTGAGAGCCTTTCTTTCCTCATAGACCTTCCTTTTGGCTAAGAAAGTTGCGAACTTAACTATGAGGTGTCGGTTTTTCCCTTTTCCGCCCAAATAGTGGATGTTGTCAATTTCCCCCGGCAAAATGTTCACCTGTAGATACTCCTTGACAAATTCAACGAATTTGTTTGGGAGGTCTTTCTGATCGTAAGTGTCTGGGAAGCCCCAAACACGTAAACAGTTCTTCCTAGAATACTGCTCGCTATGGAACTGGCGTGCTTCCAGTGATTCGATCTTCCCCTGGAGATTCTTTATCAGTTCATCTTGAGATTTGATTTTTTCTTCGTGACAACAGAGAATATCCCCCATCTTTTTCATGTCGTTTTTCATTTCGTCGAAATTCCCGTTCAGTTTGGTGAAGTTTGTTGCGTTTTCAGCTTTGAGTTCATCTAATTTTATCAATAGAGCCTCCATGTTTACTATCGTTCAGTTTATAGAGGAGTGAGAATAATAAATCAAGTACTCACGACCATTGACGTTGCACTGTACTACTGGTTTAGAACATGTTTTAAACAATTAGTTGTCCGGTCACGGCAAACCTAGATCTTGAATGTTGATGCGCCAAAACTTAAATGTTGTCTCGTGCGCCACCTGGTCAGCCACAGTAATTGCGAGAGGGTGGGGGGTCGCTCTGAAACAGACAAATAGCAAACCCGGCAGCAAAACTGTGTCCAAAAAGGAATGGACAAGAGATGATGTAGTGGTAATATAACTGTAACAGGTCCAAAATCTGAAAAGAAACTTACCGGCGGGGGCTCCAAAAATGGAGCCCGCTGCGGTCAAATCGCTTGCTAGGACCTAGTCTGGAGTAGTCTGCACAATGGCCCTCCCCATTCGATCCTTCGAGGgcaaattttgtcagcaaaatgaGTTCTTCTCTGGCAAAAAAGGGTCGTAGAAGATGGAATAGACACTCATCTGCAACACTTCACCTCGATTGACGATCGATGGCAAACAAAAAGTACTTAAAAACTGAAGTTTGCAACCCCCAATATGGGAGAGCCTTTCAACCGTGACCGGACCTGGAAGCGCCCTCTTGCGTTCTCCTTTTCTTGTCAGTCTCATCCTTTTCACTTAGGACTTTTTAGTGATGGCCTGTCCTCTTCAGTTGTGCAGCTCCCATACACTTCAGCAAACTTCctgtgtaaaaacaaaacaaaaatactgtTTATGTTTTCCCCCTCATTTTAGATTATCTTCctgaatttgaaaatttgaacacATGCAAATATTCTAATCTATCAAAAAGACCAAAATTACCAACAGGGTACAACACCTGACTTTTTGTTAAGGTCACTGTGACATGGGAGACAAAATTCAAGTTACTCACTTGTAATGCTCTCTGGAAACATCCAAGGTTGGATCTGGTAGGAAGGAGACGGTCTCAAATACATCCGCTGGAAGTCGTGGTGGACATAGGTTGCAGACAAAGCAGCCTGGCTCAGTGCACTTCTTGACTTGAAATGTGTAGTGtgtttgctttgtatgattctTCAGAAAGTCAGACAACTTTGCATACTTTGCCAAGTCCTTTGCTTGCATTGACATTGCACTGTTGGCTGTCAGATCACTGTCAATGATAGACAGGACATTCATGATTTCTTCAATCTGTTCATCTGATGCTGCTTCATGTGTCTCAATCCTCTCTCCCTTCAACTGCATTCTTCTGAATCTTTCATTGACTAGCTCTTTCACGGGTTGTAGTGAAGTGTTGAAAGCTTGCTGGAAACCAGGGCACGTCTGAGCTTCCTGTCGTACACTTGTCAGATTAGACTTTCCCTTCACCCTTGCCTCAAACTGATTGTCCATCTTCTCCCTTGCAAGGGAAACATTCTGAAGGGCAAGATTGAGGACTGACATGACTCTTTCCGCTGGGTTTAACCAGCTCCCATTTGGTGCACATCTAGCAGCGATCAACACATCAAGGTCCAAAGCGATAAACAGTGCAATGTATGACAGCTTGACGGTTAGATATGTAACTCTATGGTCAGGACCCCCATCTGTGTAAATCAACAGTATTGGACTGTCTAGGTTGACGTCATCTGAGCTTGCAACTGAGCGCAGTATGTTACATACTTCAGTTGCATGCCTCCCGGGGGTTGAAGGTTGAAACACCTTCTCTTTTGTCGTCACAAATACCCGTCCCCTGTGGAAGGATCCATCAATTGTTTCAGGGACTTGGTTGAGCAAGACAACTGAAGGGATCAATCCAGCAACATGCCAGTCATGGTCAAGGGCAACCAATGGAGTTCCCACTGGAACTAATGACTTGTTGTGTCCTCGGACCCCGCTTGATACAGGATGCCCTGGCTCTCCTAACGGAACTATGGCTTTGTCGTCCAGACAGATCATTTTTGCATGCTCTCTGTACTTGCATGCAAACTCCTTCATGTATTTGAATTGGGTTGAGGCATATTTTGAATCCTCATGTTCCACCCTGAGTACTCTTGACTGGACTGCATACTTGACATCAAACCTAAAGGTGTGCCTCACAGCTCTGTTAGTAAAAGGGTTGGTAGGCCAGAA includes:
- the LOC118417277 gene encoding uncharacterized protein LOC118417277, with translation MYLPFVISVEDLQRKVEARMPPGSAIPSVEWIRLQFWPTNPFTNRAVRHTFRFDVKYAVQSRVLRVEHEDSKYASTQFKYMKEFACKYREHAKMICLDDKAIVPLGEPGHPVSSGVRGHNKSLVPVGTPLVALDHDWHVAGLIPSVVLLNQVPETIDGSFHRGRVFVTTKEKVFQPSTPGRHATEVCNILRSVASSDDVNLDSPILLIYTDGGPDHRVTYLTVKLSYIALFIALDLDVLIAARCAPNGSWLNPAERVMSVLNLALQNVSLAREKMDNQFEARVKGKSNLTSVRQEAQTCPGFQQAFNTSLQPVKELVNERFRRMQLKGERIETHEAASDEQIEEIMNVLSIIDSDLTANSAMSMQAKDLAKYAKLSDFLKNHTKQTHYTFQVKKCTEPGCFVCNLCPPRLPADVFETVSFLPDPTLDVSREHYKKFAEVYGSCTTEEDRPSLKSPK